In the genome of Triticum urartu cultivar G1812 chromosome 5, Tu2.1, whole genome shotgun sequence, one region contains:
- the LOC125556347 gene encoding L-ascorbate oxidase-like, whose amino-acid sequence MPPSARPLLAAAAVLCVWLLVAVAEAKEHHYEWDISYQLKSPDCFEKLAVTVNGEAPGPTIRATLGDTIVVAVHNKLETENTAIHWHGIRQIGTPWADGVAGVTQCPILPGETFTYKFVVDRPGTYLYHAHYGMQRVAGLNGMIVVTVPDGFVEPFSYDEEHTVLLGDWWHKSVYEQATGLSSNPFVFVTEPQSLLINGRGMFNCSLAPSGTCNASRPDCALPTLFTAVPGKTYLLRIGSLTSLSSLYFEIEGHPMMVVEADGHYVRPFAVRGLFIYSGETYSVLVKADQDPRRNYWAASHVVGRNPSQTPSGKAVVSYAFNGNNPWMPPPTAPPAGPAWNNTAIRVEQSRAIFAHPRFVEPMPARADRTLLLLNTQNRIDGHIKWTINGVSLMFPATPYLVAMKRGMKDAYEQRPPPDMYDHMSHDISAPAPTNGTVGSPVYRLALGSVVDVVLQNSNMLNNKSETHPWHLHGHDFWVLGHGEGKFNPAADAWRLLNVRDPIMKNTVPLHPDGWTAVRFRADNPGVWLFHCHVEAHVFMGMGVVFEEGVERVGRLPSSIMGCGRSKGLH is encoded by the exons ATGCCACCGTCGGCGAGGCCACTGctcgctgccgccgccgtcctctGCGTCTGGCTGCTGGTGGCCGTGGCGGAGGCCAAGGAGCACCATTACGAGTGGGACATCTCCTACCAGTTGAAGTCCCCCGACTGCTTCGAGAAGCTCGCGGTGACCGTCAACGGCGAGGCTCCCGGCCCGACCATCCGCGCCACGCTGGGCGACACCATCGTCGTCGCCGTCCACAACAAGCTCGAGACCGAGAACACCGCCATCCACTGGCACGGCATCCGCCAGATTGGCACGCCGTGGGCTGACGGCGTCGCCGGCGTCACGCAGTGCCCCATCCTGCCCGGCGAAACCTTCACCTACAAATTCGTCGTCGACAGA CCTGGCACCTACCTGTACCATGCGCACTACGGGATGCAGCGCGTGGCGGGGCTCAACGGCATGATCGTGGTCACCGTGCCGGACGGCTTCGTCGAGCCCTTTTCTTACGACGAGGAGCACACCGTCCTCCTCGGCGACTGGTGGCACAAGAGCGTCTACGAGCAGGCCACGGGCCTCTCCTCCAACCCCTTCGTCTTCGTCACCGAGCCCCAGTCTCTCCTCATCAACGGCCGAGGAATGTTCAACTGCTCGCTCGCTCCCAGTGGAACGTGCAACGCCTCCCGCCCCGACTGCGCTCTGCCGACTCTCTTCACCGCCGTGCCGGGGAAGACATACCTCCTCCGCATCGGCAGCCTCACCTCGCTCTCCTCGCTCTACTTCGAGATCGAGGGCCACCCGATGATGGTGGTGGAGGCCGACGGGCACTACGTGCGGCCGTTCGCCGTGAGGGGCCTTTTCATCTACTCCGGCGAGACGTACTCCGTGCTGGTCAAGGCCGACCAGGACCCGCGGCGAAACTACTGGGCTGCGTCCCACGTCGTTGGCCGCAACCCCAGCCAGACACCCAGCGGTAAGGCCGTTGTCAGCTACGCCTTCAACGGCAACAACCCGTGGATGCCTCCGCCCACGGCGCCACCGGCTGGCCCGGCATGGAACAACACGGCTATCAGGGTGGAGCAGAGCAGGGCCATCTTCGCGCACCCACGCTTCGTAGAGCCCATGCCGGCGAGGGCCGACCGCACGCTGCTCCTCCTCAACACCCAGAACCGGATCGATGGCCACATCAAGTGGACTATCAATGGCGTGTCCCTCATGTTCCCAGCCACGCCGTACCTCGTGGCGATGAAACGCGGCATGAAAGACGCGTACGAGCAGCGCCCCCCGCCCGACATGTACGACCACATGAGCCACGACATCTCCGCGCCGGCGCCGACGAACGGGACCGTGGGCAGCCCGGTGTACCGGCTGGCGCTCGGCTCCGTGGTGGACGTGGTGCTGCAGAACTCCAACATGCTCAACAACAAGAGCGAGACGCACCCGTGGCATCTCCATGGTCACGACTTCTGGGTGCTCGGCCACGGCGAAGGTAAGTTCAACCCGGCCGCGGACGCCTGGAGGCTGCTCAACGTGAGAGATCCGATCATGAAGAACACGGTACCGCTGCACCCGGATGGGTGGACGGCGGTGCGGTTCCGGGCGGACAACCCGGGGGTGTGGCTGTTCCACTGCCACGTGGAGGCGCATGTGTTCATGGGCATGGGTGTGGTCTTCGAGGAGGGCGTCGAGAGGGTCGGCCGGCTGCCGTCGTCCATCATGGGCTGCGGACGATCCAAGGGGCTGCACTGA